In one Streptomyces sp. NBC_01288 genomic region, the following are encoded:
- a CDS encoding sigma-70 family RNA polymerase sigma factor, with the protein MEADELLVQVAAGDQRAFEELYGLVSGPVFGLVRRVVRDPAQSEEVSQEVLLEMWRSAARFDPGRGSALSWVLTLAHRRAVDRVRSARAAGEREQREARRSHHPAFDQVTEEVEAGLERQLVRRCLDRLTALQRQSVTLAYYDGYTYREVAERLSLPLGTVKTRMRDGLTRLRDCLGGVA; encoded by the coding sequence GTGGAGGCCGACGAGCTCCTGGTGCAGGTCGCGGCAGGTGATCAGCGGGCCTTCGAGGAGCTGTACGGACTGGTGTCCGGGCCGGTGTTCGGACTGGTGCGCCGCGTGGTGCGCGACCCCGCGCAGTCCGAGGAGGTGTCCCAGGAGGTGCTGTTGGAGATGTGGCGGTCCGCCGCCCGCTTCGACCCCGGCCGGGGCAGCGCGCTGTCCTGGGTCCTCACCCTCGCCCACCGCCGGGCCGTCGACCGGGTGCGCAGCGCCCGCGCGGCCGGCGAACGCGAGCAGCGCGAGGCCCGCCGCTCCCACCACCCCGCCTTCGACCAGGTGACCGAGGAGGTCGAGGCAGGCCTGGAACGGCAGTTGGTGCGCCGCTGCCTGGACCGCCTCACGGCGCTGCAACGGCAGTCCGTCACCCTCGCCTATTACGACGGCTATACGTACCGTGAAGTGGCCGAGCGGCTCTCGCTGCCGCTGGGCACGGTCAAGACCCGCATGCGTGACGGACTCACCCGGCTGCGCGACTGCCTGGGAGGTGTCGCATGA
- a CDS encoding DUF4331 domain-containing protein, which produces MTPISRSGAGRRKLAALVCGALAAGGLAAAGTAALEPGVAAASSHREAPLISGTPQYDNTDLYAFVSPDKPDTTTIVANWIPFEEPAGGPNFYQFADDAQYDVHIDNNGDALDDFIFRYTFSTQIKNKKTFLYNTGPVTSLTDPDLNITQSYDVELIKLKKGKAVYKTKIADDIPAAPSDVGDASMPDYAKLRSQAIYKTTNGGATFAGQADDPFFADLRVFDLLYGGNLSEVGNDTLKGYNVNTIALQVPNDLIRQSKSRPTVGIYSTTQRKNAKGYYTQVSRLGNPLVNEVVNPQKDKDKFNASEPKDDAQFLKNVTEPEIPKLIESIYKIKAPSEPRNDLVSVFLTGVKGLNTEQPYAKPSEMLRLNTSIAPAAHPKRLGVLDGDNAGFPNGRRLTDDVIDSALQVMEGELVGSKNDLGDAVDKNDKGFEKYFPYVAEPTSGSRGPLAKGTTSGSDVKNQLGDALQPAGSSSDSNNMMLMVASAASGVAGVLLIGAAVAWWRRRMTHRPY; this is translated from the coding sequence ATGACACCTATCTCCAGGAGCGGTGCGGGACGCAGGAAGCTCGCGGCCCTCGTATGTGGCGCGCTGGCCGCCGGGGGGCTCGCAGCCGCCGGTACGGCCGCGCTGGAACCGGGAGTGGCCGCGGCCTCCTCCCACCGGGAGGCTCCCCTCATCTCGGGGACCCCGCAGTACGACAACACGGACCTGTACGCGTTCGTCAGTCCGGACAAGCCGGACACCACGACGATCGTGGCGAACTGGATACCGTTCGAGGAGCCCGCCGGCGGCCCGAACTTCTACCAGTTCGCGGACGACGCCCAGTACGACGTGCACATCGACAACAACGGTGACGCGCTGGACGACTTCATCTTCCGCTACACCTTCAGCACGCAGATCAAGAACAAGAAGACGTTCCTGTACAACACGGGTCCGGTGACCAGTCTCACCGACCCGGACCTCAACATCACGCAGTCGTACGACGTCGAGCTGATCAAGCTGAAGAAGGGCAAGGCGGTCTACAAGACGAAGATCGCCGACGACATCCCGGCGGCGCCCTCGGACGTCGGCGACGCGTCGATGCCGGACTACGCCAAGCTGCGGTCGCAGGCGATCTACAAGACGACCAACGGCGGCGCGACCTTCGCCGGTCAGGCCGACGACCCGTTCTTCGCGGACCTGCGCGTCTTCGACCTGCTCTACGGCGGCAACCTGAGCGAGGTCGGCAACGACACCCTCAAGGGCTACAACGTCAACACGATCGCCCTCCAGGTGCCGAACGACCTGATCCGGCAGTCCAAGTCCCGCCCGACCGTGGGTATTTACTCCACGACCCAGCGCAAGAACGCCAAGGGCTACTACACGCAGGTCTCGCGCCTGGGCAACCCGTTGGTCAACGAGGTCGTCAACCCGCAGAAGGACAAGGACAAGTTCAACGCGTCCGAGCCCAAGGACGACGCGCAGTTCCTGAAGAACGTGACCGAGCCCGAGATCCCGAAGCTCATCGAGTCGATCTACAAGATCAAGGCGCCGAGCGAGCCGCGCAACGACCTCGTCAGCGTGTTCCTCACGGGCGTCAAGGGCCTCAACACCGAGCAGCCGTACGCGAAGCCGTCGGAGATGCTGCGCCTGAACACGTCGATCGCACCGGCCGCGCACCCCAAGCGCCTCGGTGTCCTGGACGGCGACAACGCGGGCTTCCCGAACGGGCGTCGGCTCACCGACGACGTGATCGACTCCGCGCTCCAGGTCATGGAGGGTGAACTGGTCGGTTCCAAGAACGACTTGGGCGACGCGGTCGACAAGAACGACAAGGGCTTCGAGAAGTACTTCCCGTACGTCGCCGAGCCCACCTCGGGTTCGCGCGGCCCGCTCGCCAAGGGCACGACCAGCGGCAGCGACGTCAAGAACCAGCTGGGCGACGCGTTGCAGCCGGCGGGTTCGTCCTCCGACAGCAACAACATGATGCTGATGGTCGCGTCGGCGGCCTCGGGTGTCGCCGGCGTCCTGCTGATCGGCGCGGCCGTCGCGTGGTGGCGCCGCCGGATGACCCACCGCCCGTACTAA
- a CDS encoding SGNH/GDSL hydrolase family protein, with protein sequence MRRSRFTAYVTSLLLAAGLALTGAMTAQASQLAATGGYVALGDSYSSGVGAGGKISSSGSCDRSTKAYPYLWAAAHSPSTFDFKACSGARTGDVLANQLGTLSTSTGLVSISVGGNDAGFSDVMTTCVLQSDSSCLSRIATAKTYVDSTLPGLLDKVYSTISAKAPSAHVVVLGYPRFYKLGTTCLGLSATKRSAINGAADYLDAALAKRAADHGFTFGDVRTTFSGHEICSGSSWLHSLNLLSITESYHPTAAGQSGGYLPVLAGAV encoded by the coding sequence ATGAGACGTTCCCGATTTACGGCATACGTGACCTCGCTCCTCCTCGCCGCCGGACTCGCCCTCACCGGGGCGATGACGGCGCAGGCGTCCCAACTGGCCGCCACCGGCGGCTATGTGGCCCTCGGCGACTCCTACTCCTCCGGGGTCGGCGCGGGCGGCAAGATCAGCTCCAGCGGGTCCTGCGACCGCAGCACCAAGGCCTACCCCTACCTCTGGGCGGCCGCGCATTCACCCTCGACGTTCGACTTCAAGGCCTGCTCGGGCGCTCGTACGGGTGATGTTCTCGCCAACCAGCTCGGCACCCTCAGCACCTCGACCGGCCTCGTCTCGATCAGCGTCGGCGGCAACGACGCCGGCTTCAGCGACGTCATGACGACCTGCGTCCTGCAGTCCGACAGCTCCTGCCTCTCCCGGATCGCCACCGCGAAGACGTACGTCGACTCGACGCTCCCCGGTCTCCTCGACAAGGTCTACTCGACGATCAGCGCCAAAGCCCCCTCCGCGCACGTGGTCGTGCTCGGCTACCCGCGCTTCTACAAACTCGGCACCACCTGCCTCGGCCTCTCCGCGACCAAGCGCTCCGCCATCAACGGCGCGGCCGACTACCTCGACGCCGCCCTCGCCAAGCGCGCCGCCGACCACGGCTTCACCTTCGGCGACGTACGCACCACGTTCAGCGGCCACGAGATCTGCTCCGGCAGCTCCTGGCTGCACAGCCTCAACCTGCTGAGCATCACCGAGTCGTACCACCCGACCGCGGCCGGCCAGTCCGGCGGCTATCTGCCGGTACTGGCCGGAGCGGTCTGA
- a CDS encoding tetratricopeptide repeat protein has product MAPRENDHKPPKDEQPAATQREWERLWEQGDDSGDGGGEVGAGPEGGRSTKADTGPETERSANSGAQADSRRGAESDTEPTDARSVDSVTGPDGARGTKTAAGPARERDAEAAAGAGAESAPTDNSVHGQEPQAPGAEASETADATHTQTPDASTETREAPSPTAAESPEPTPTGDETPPTPAHGNADEPAPSHNHATADELGAPHTHDHTDGPATTHTHDGSTAPHSHAASDEAHTHPHPGDADRIAAVRRVAAASRRWRTVQLAGCAALLAVAMTAGAIAIGAAKDSGATGVAASSAVSPELLASGSLDASIASLQAHLRTQPKDFDGWATLGLAYVEQARTKGDPSRYPQAQAALQRSLKISPGNENALEGRAALAAARHEFAEALTYADQVLKENPYSERALCSRIDALVELGRYADASKAADLADARKPGVPVFTRYAYVHELRGDVTTARKVLEQALAAATSPGDISYVAGTLGQLAWNQGDYKTALNDYGRALAADENYLPALEGRARSQAALGDRAEAIKGMELVVSRYPLPQPLVELGELYESRGAAGDRAKADDQYALVDAWIALARANGVNADLDTALAAADHGNIKSALKAARAEWARRHTVHTADALAWALHVNGLDKEALPYARRATATNYHNASFIYHLGMIELATGHKADGRAHLTKALKLNPGFSPLGASKARKALEATK; this is encoded by the coding sequence ATGGCCCCGCGCGAGAACGACCACAAGCCGCCGAAGGACGAGCAGCCGGCGGCGACACAGCGGGAGTGGGAGCGACTGTGGGAACAAGGGGATGATTCGGGGGACGGGGGCGGAGAGGTGGGCGCCGGGCCGGAGGGTGGTCGTAGCACGAAGGCGGACACCGGACCGGAAACCGAGCGGAGCGCGAACTCCGGAGCCCAGGCCGACAGTCGGCGCGGCGCGGAGTCTGACACCGAGCCGACCGACGCACGGAGCGTCGACTCCGTCACCGGACCGGACGGCGCGCGCGGTACGAAGACGGCCGCAGGGCCGGCGCGTGAGCGGGACGCAGAAGCGGCGGCAGGGGCCGGAGCGGAATCAGCGCCGACCGACAACTCGGTTCACGGCCAGGAGCCGCAAGCCCCGGGCGCCGAGGCCTCCGAGACCGCGGACGCCACCCACACCCAGACTCCCGATGCCTCCACCGAGACTCGTGAAGCTCCGAGCCCCACCGCCGCAGAGTCCCCCGAGCCGACCCCCACCGGCGACGAAACGCCCCCAACTCCCGCGCACGGAAACGCCGATGAACCGGCGCCCTCCCACAACCACGCCACCGCCGACGAACTGGGCGCCCCCCACACCCACGACCACACCGACGGACCGGCCACCACCCACACCCACGACGGGTCAACCGCCCCCCACAGCCACGCGGCCTCCGATGAAGCCCACACTCACCCCCATCCCGGTGACGCGGACCGCATCGCCGCCGTCCGCCGGGTGGCCGCCGCGAGCCGCCGCTGGCGTACCGTCCAACTCGCCGGGTGCGCCGCCCTGTTGGCCGTGGCGATGACCGCCGGGGCCATCGCCATCGGCGCGGCGAAGGACAGCGGTGCCACCGGGGTCGCCGCGTCGAGTGCCGTGTCGCCGGAGTTGCTCGCCAGTGGGAGTCTGGACGCGAGTATCGCCTCGTTGCAGGCTCATCTCAGGACGCAGCCCAAGGACTTCGACGGGTGGGCGACGCTCGGGCTGGCGTATGTGGAGCAGGCGCGGACGAAGGGTGATCCGTCCCGGTACCCGCAGGCGCAGGCCGCGTTGCAGCGGTCGTTGAAGATCTCGCCCGGCAACGAGAACGCCCTGGAGGGTCGCGCCGCGCTCGCCGCCGCCCGGCACGAGTTCGCGGAGGCGCTGACCTACGCGGACCAGGTCCTGAAGGAGAACCCGTACAGCGAGCGCGCCCTGTGCTCGCGGATCGACGCGCTCGTCGAACTCGGCCGCTACGCCGACGCGTCGAAGGCCGCCGACCTCGCCGACGCCCGCAAGCCCGGCGTCCCGGTCTTCACCCGCTACGCGTACGTGCACGAGCTGCGCGGTGACGTGACCACGGCCCGCAAGGTCCTGGAGCAGGCCCTCGCCGCCGCCACCTCCCCCGGCGACATCTCGTACGTGGCCGGCACGCTCGGCCAACTCGCCTGGAACCAGGGCGACTACAAGACCGCGCTGAACGATTACGGCCGCGCCCTCGCCGCCGACGAGAACTACCTCCCCGCCCTGGAGGGCCGCGCCCGTTCCCAGGCCGCCCTGGGCGACCGCGCCGAGGCCATCAAGGGCATGGAGCTGGTCGTCTCCCGCTACCCGCTGCCCCAACCCCTCGTAGAACTCGGCGAGTTGTACGAGAGCCGGGGCGCCGCGGGCGACAGGGCGAAGGCCGACGACCAGTACGCCCTCGTCGACGCCTGGATCGCGCTGGCCCGCGCCAACGGCGTCAACGCCGACCTGGACACCGCGCTCGCCGCCGCCGACCACGGCAACATCAAGTCCGCCCTGAAGGCCGCCCGCGCCGAATGGGCCCGCCGCCACACCGTGCACACCGCGGACGCCCTCGCCTGGGCCCTGCACGTCAACGGCCTCGACAAGGAGGCCCTCCCCTACGCCCGCCGGGCCACGGCCACCAACTACCACAACGCCTCGTTCATCTACCACCTCGGCATGATCGAACTCGCCACGGGCCACAAGGCGGACGGCCGCGCCCACCTGACCAAGGCCCTGAAGCTCAACCCGGGGTTCTCACCGCTCGGCGCGAGCAAGGCCCGTAAGGCGTTGGAGGCGACCAAGTGA
- a CDS encoding serine/threonine-protein kinase translates to MSEDPGTERVIAGRYRLLSPLGEGGMGTVWRARDEVLQREVAVKEVRAPGGLASDDVERMYARLEREAWAAARVANRNVVTVYDVATEDGRPWIVMELVRGVSLADLLDAEGPLTPQRTAHIGAEVLAALRAAHDAGVLHRDVKPANVLMSNDGRVVLTDFGIAMVEGSSALTMTGEVIGSPEFLAPERALGRTPGPESDLWALGVLLYAAVEGQSPFRQNTPLSTLRAIVDEELPTPRLAGPLTPVIEGLLRKDPAERMSAEQAEQDLRLVAAGGTPRASTAPTTPYSPTMAGYPQDGYSQQDSRTPPQPVQGFGPPPDSYSTPTAADEPHRNRGAAVALVAGLIALALAIGGLTYTLINRNNDKDSNAGQGTSTPKSQPSDKTSPSASSTTTAPSDTPSPSSSKSSSTPQSVKATVEGANTEYSGSCPPPNAKAPTFTASITVGKLPAEVSYRWVTKTGSVSNPGWKTLSFPSGGGKTKQDRVFLTTYSNTGTFKNEISVEIRSPVKAESNSVPFSVTCVAETPSDGASASDSATPSE, encoded by the coding sequence ATGTCCGAAGATCCGGGCACTGAACGTGTGATCGCGGGCCGCTACCGGCTCCTGTCCCCCCTCGGTGAGGGTGGGATGGGCACGGTGTGGCGGGCCCGCGACGAGGTGCTGCAACGCGAGGTCGCCGTCAAGGAGGTGCGCGCGCCGGGCGGACTGGCATCCGACGACGTGGAGCGGATGTACGCCCGGCTTGAGCGCGAGGCGTGGGCGGCGGCGCGGGTCGCCAACCGCAACGTCGTGACGGTGTACGACGTGGCGACGGAGGACGGTCGCCCGTGGATCGTCATGGAGCTGGTGCGGGGCGTGTCCCTGGCCGATCTCCTGGACGCCGAGGGGCCGTTGACGCCGCAGCGGACCGCGCACATCGGTGCCGAGGTGCTGGCCGCGCTGCGGGCCGCGCACGACGCCGGGGTGCTGCACCGGGACGTGAAACCGGCGAACGTGCTGATGTCGAACGACGGTCGGGTCGTGCTGACCGACTTCGGTATCGCGATGGTCGAGGGGAGTTCGGCGCTCACCATGACCGGTGAGGTCATCGGTTCGCCCGAATTCCTCGCCCCGGAGCGGGCGTTGGGCCGTACGCCGGGACCCGAGTCCGATCTGTGGGCGCTCGGCGTGCTGCTGTACGCGGCGGTCGAAGGACAGTCGCCGTTCCGTCAGAACACCCCGCTGAGCACCCTGCGGGCCATCGTCGACGAGGAGTTGCCGACCCCGCGGTTGGCGGGGCCGCTCACCCCGGTCATCGAGGGACTGCTGCGCAAGGACCCGGCCGAGCGGATGTCCGCGGAGCAGGCGGAGCAGGATCTGCGGCTGGTCGCGGCGGGCGGTACGCCGCGCGCGTCCACGGCGCCGACGACGCCGTACTCGCCGACGATGGCGGGGTATCCGCAGGACGGCTACTCCCAGCAGGACTCGCGGACGCCACCGCAGCCGGTGCAGGGCTTCGGGCCGCCGCCCGACTCGTACTCGACGCCGACGGCCGCGGACGAACCGCACCGCAACCGGGGGGCGGCCGTCGCGCTGGTCGCGGGGCTGATCGCGCTGGCCCTGGCGATCGGCGGACTGACGTACACGCTGATCAACCGGAACAACGACAAGGACTCGAACGCGGGCCAGGGCACGAGCACCCCCAAGAGCCAGCCCTCGGACAAGACTTCACCCAGCGCCAGCAGCACGACCACGGCTCCGAGCGACACTCCGAGCCCGAGCAGCAGCAAGTCCTCGTCGACGCCGCAGTCGGTGAAGGCGACGGTGGAGGGCGCCAACACCGAGTACTCCGGCAGTTGTCCGCCACCGAACGCGAAGGCGCCGACCTTCACGGCCAGCATCACGGTGGGGAAGCTGCCCGCGGAGGTGTCCTACCGGTGGGTGACGAAGACCGGTTCGGTCTCCAACCCGGGCTGGAAGACGCTGTCGTTCCCGTCGGGCGGCGGGAAGACCAAGCAGGACCGGGTGTTCCTCACGACGTACTCGAACACCGGGACGTTCAAGAACGAGATCAGCGTCGAGATCCGCAGCCCGGTGAAGGCGGAGTCCAACTCCGTGCCGTTCTCGGTGACATGCGTGGCGGAGACCCCGTCGGACGGGGCCTCCGCGTCGGACTCGGCGACGCCCTCGGAGTGA
- a CDS encoding HoxN/HupN/NixA family nickel/cobalt transporter — translation MTPVRRLLASAATVLTAASALLLVPTATASAHPLGNFTVNRYDGLVVAPGQLRVTHIEDLAEIPATQVKPEIKRLGMTEWARQRCDKAAEGSKVTVDGRTVALTPGSSTARLRPGQAGLNTLRVECGSTAALPKGSKVALGFHSAGLTTGPGWREITARADRMTLTKSDVATKSNSHELTSYPKDLLSSPDDTTTVSLHARPGGPALTDADQSTSEPPAASVLPRGADRWTEALNNLVARHHLTVGFAALALLIAIALGAMHALAPGHGKTLMAATAAARGGRARLKDVLPLAASVTVTHTLGVVALGLLVTAGSAATPSVIAWLGIASGVLVLFAGANLVRRAWRNRPRPQASSHPHPHPHPHDHHQHEPAKAPERALVLVSAHAEAGSTHTETHPHPHSHDHGDTHDHGHDHPHPHDHGHTHDHDHAVEHTHGGFTHTHETAPTVRGTILLGFAGGLVPSPSAVVVLVGAAALGQAWFGLLLVVAYGVGLALTLTAAGFAVVKLGTGMNRVLDRRPRWTTSPMAVLVRRTLPLGSALVVVALGVGLVLKGAASALG, via the coding sequence GTGACGCCGGTCCGACGCCTGTTGGCTTCCGCGGCGACCGTCCTCACGGCCGCGAGCGCGCTCCTCCTGGTCCCCACGGCCACCGCGAGCGCGCACCCCCTCGGCAACTTCACCGTCAACCGCTACGACGGCCTCGTCGTCGCCCCCGGCCAACTGCGCGTCACGCACATCGAGGACCTCGCCGAGATCCCGGCGACCCAGGTCAAGCCGGAGATCAAGCGGTTGGGCATGACCGAGTGGGCCCGGCAGCGCTGCGACAAGGCAGCCGAGGGCAGCAAGGTCACCGTCGACGGCCGTACGGTCGCCCTCACGCCCGGCAGCAGTACCGCGCGCCTGCGTCCGGGGCAGGCCGGGCTCAACACCCTGCGGGTGGAGTGCGGTTCGACCGCCGCGCTGCCCAAGGGGAGCAAGGTCGCCCTCGGCTTCCACAGCGCGGGGCTGACCACCGGCCCGGGCTGGCGGGAGATCACCGCGCGCGCCGACCGGATGACGCTCACCAAGTCGGACGTGGCGACGAAGTCGAACTCGCACGAACTCACCAGCTATCCCAAGGACTTGCTCTCCTCCCCCGACGACACCACGACCGTGTCCCTGCACGCGCGTCCCGGCGGCCCGGCGCTCACCGACGCCGACCAGTCGACGTCGGAACCGCCCGCCGCCTCCGTGCTGCCGCGCGGCGCCGACCGCTGGACGGAGGCCCTGAACAACCTGGTGGCCCGCCACCACCTCACCGTCGGCTTCGCCGCCCTCGCCCTGCTCATCGCGATCGCCCTGGGCGCGATGCACGCGCTCGCGCCCGGTCACGGCAAGACCCTGATGGCGGCCACGGCGGCGGCGCGGGGCGGTCGCGCCCGCCTCAAGGACGTCCTCCCGCTCGCCGCCTCGGTCACCGTCACCCACACCCTCGGCGTGGTCGCCCTGGGCCTCCTGGTCACGGCCGGCTCGGCCGCGACGCCCTCGGTGATCGCCTGGCTGGGCATCGCGAGCGGCGTCCTGGTCCTCTTCGCCGGCGCCAACCTCGTACGCCGTGCCTGGCGCAACCGCCCACGCCCGCAAGCCAGTTCACACCCCCACCCGCATCCCCATCCCCACGATCACCACCAGCACGAGCCCGCCAAGGCCCCCGAGCGCGCCCTGGTCCTGGTCTCCGCGCACGCCGAAGCCGGGTCCACCCACACCGAGACCCACCCGCACCCCCACAGTCACGATCACGGCGACACTCACGATCACGGCCACGACCACCCCCATCCCCACGACCATGGCCACACGCACGACCACGACCACGCCGTAGAACACACGCACGGCGGTTTCACCCACACCCACGAGACCGCCCCCACCGTGCGCGGCACGATCCTGCTCGGCTTCGCCGGTGGGCTCGTGCCGAGTCCGTCCGCCGTGGTCGTTCTCGTGGGGGCCGCGGCGCTGGGTCAGGCGTGGTTCGGGCTGCTGCTCGTCGTCGCGTACGGCGTCGGTCTCGCCCTCACCCTCACCGCCGCCGGATTCGCCGTCGTCAAGCTGGGTACAGGGATGAACCGAGTGCTGGACCGGCGCCCCCGCTGGACCACCAGCCCCATGGCAGTGCTGGTCCGCCGGACCCTGCCGCTGGGATCGGCGCTCGTCGTCGTGGCCCTCGGGGTCGGACTGGTGCTCAAGGGGGCGGCATCAGCGCTCGGCTGA